The Geomonas agri genome contains the following window.
GCAGGACCTGGCCTACGGCTTTTACACCAAGGAGCGGGGGGGCGGCTTCGACTTGGGGCTCATCGAGGCGAGCGGCATCACCGAGGACGGCAGCATCATTCTGGGGGGCTCCATTGGCTGCGCCACCGAGGTGATCCAGCACTCCGACAAGCTCATCATCGAGATCAATACCGCCATTCCCTCATTCGAAGGAATCCACGACATCGTGATGACCGAGCGCCCTCCCTACAAGAAGCCCTACCTGATCAGCAGGGTCGACGACCGCATCGGTTCACCCTACGTCCCCTGCGACCCGGACAAGATCCTCGCCATCGTGGAGTCGCGCATGCCGGACAAGGGGCGCGCCCTTTCCGCACCCGACGAGACCTCGGAACAGATCGCCGCGCACATCCTCGACTTCTTCCAGTTCGAGGTGAAGGCGGGCCGCCTGCCGAAGAACCTCCTGCCGCTGCAGTCGGGCGTGGGCAACATCGCCAACGCGGTAGTGGGCGGCATGGTCAAGGGACCCTTCTCCAACGTCAAGGTCTGGACCGAGGTGATCCAGGACACCATGCTCGACTTCTTCGACTCCGGGAAACTCGACTTCGCCTCCTCCACCTCGCTCTCTCTCTCCGAGAACGGCTTTAAGCGGCTCTACGATAACTGGGACTTCTACGTCCAGAAGGTTGTGCTGCGCCCCATGCAGATCAGCAACAACCCGGAACCGATCCGCCGCCTCGGCGTCATCGCCATGAACACTCCGGTGGAGTTCGACATCTACGGCCACGCCAACTCGACGCTCGTCGGCGGCACCCGCATGATCAACGGCATCGGCGGCTCCGGCGACTTCCTGCGCAACGCCTACCTCTCCATCATGCACACACCCTCCACGCGCCCCTCGAAGACCGATCCCACCGGGATCACCTGCGTGGTCCCCATGGCGCCCCACGTCGATCACACCGAGCACGACCTGGACGTCCTGGTCACGGAGCAGGGGCTTGCCGACCTGCGCGGACTCTCGCCCCAGGAACGCGCCAGGACCATCATCAGCAAGTGTGTCCACCCCGACTACAAGCCGCTGATGCAGGAGTACTACGAGCGGGCCAGGCGCGAGTGCTGCGAGCTCAACGTCGGCCACGAGCCGCACCTGCTCTTCAAGGTGTTCAAGATGCAGCAGCACCTCGCGGAAAAAGGGACCATGAAGATCGACAACTGGAACTAGTTGCAGCCAGAGAGGGGCGACGCATGCAAAGGGATAAAGGTGAGCTTTCCCATGACGAGTTGCAAAAAGCTGTCGAGCTCCTGGAGATAGTTGCGGCCAGGGGCAAGGGGTGTTCCTTGTCGGCGCTGGCGCGCCAGGCGGGAATCACGCCGTACCGGACCCGTCTCCTGTTGGCCCTTTTGGAGGACAAGGGGCTGGTGGCGTGTGCGGTCCAGAGTGGGAAATACGACGAGGGGCGCGCCAGGAAATTGGCCCGTACCCTGCTGCAGAACGCCCGCAACAGCAGGGTTCTCGCCCCGATAGTGCGACCGCTCTTGTCGGAGCATGACGACGATCTGAAGGTGACCATCCTGAAGGATGCGCGTCCGGTACTGGAAGCCCTGGCCCGCAGGCACAACGAGGCGATCTACATGGCTATTCCCAACGGCGACCAAGTGCTGCTGCTGGACATGGTCGATCCCCCGCGGCAGGAGAGGGGGGAACCGCTGGTAGGGAGGCGCTTTCCCTTCTTTGCCAATGCTGCCGGCAAGGTGATACGCGCCATCGACTCGTGGGACTTGTTGGAGCAGATCGGTCGGAGGTGGCGCGGCGGCAAGGGAGAGCACCCGGACCTCGCCACGTTGCGGATCGAGCTGGAGCAGATCAGGGAGCACGGGGTCGCGGTGGAGTGCAGCGGCATGGGGGACGGTGTGGTCACCGTGGCGGTGGCGGTCAGGGACTACGCGGGCAAGGTGGTGGGAGCCCTGATGCTGATCGGGCCGTCGTTTAGGCTGCTGGGGGACCGGCTGGAGCAGGAGATCATCCCTTCGCTGCGCCTGAGCGCGGAGCTCCTCTCCGCCAGGTTCGGCTACGCCCGCCCCTGAATCCCGAAAGTTTTCCTGAGCTATTGGCCCCCTGGCGCAGGCGGGGGGATGAACAGGGAAGCGGCGGCGCCGCTTCCGGACGCTGGTAACCCTAACAGAAGGAGTGACGGCCATGTCGGAAAAATCGCAATGGGAAGCAATCGCCAACCACAGCAAGTTCATCGAGCTCAAGCGCAGGAAACGGAACTTCCTCTTCAGCTGGTGGATCATCTCGACCATCTACTACCTCCTGCTCCCGGTCATCTCCGGCTACTTCCCCGAGGCCTTCCGGGTGAAGGTGATCGGACCCATCAACTTCGGCTACCTCTTCATCCTGTCCCAGTTCGTCATGGCCATCGGCGTGGCGGTCTACTACGCCCACACGGCCAACAAGACTTTCGACCGGCTCACGAAACAACTCCTGGAAGCGCTGCAATAGACACGTTCATCAATTAAAGAGGGGGACCAGGTATGAAAAAGAGGATCGCCGCTTTAACCGTAGCACTGTCGCTATCGATGTTCGGCGCGGCCGCCGTGTGCGCCCAAGCGCCCGCCGCCGCTGCCGCTCCTCAGGCCACCGCTCCCGCCACCGCTGCACCTGCCCAGGCAGCGGCACCCGCTGCCAACGCCGCCGCCAAGGCCGTGGCCACGCCGGCCAAGGGGGGCGCCGCACCGGCCAAGATCACTCCCAACCGCGGCATCACCATCGGCATGTTCGCGCTGATCATCGCGGTCACCATGGGGGTCGTGGTCTGGGCCGCCAAGAAGACGCAGACCGCCTCGGACTTCTACACCGCCGGCGGCGGCATCACCGGCTTCCAGAACGGCTGGGCCATCGCCGGCGACTACATGTCGGCCGCCTCGTTCCTGGGGATGTCTGGTCTTATCTCGCTCTACGGCATCGACGGCTTCATGTATGCGGTGGGACCGATGTTCTCCTTCATCGCCATCCTGCTGGTCATCGCCGAGCCCTGCCGCAACGCAGGTAAATACACTCTGGGCGACATCCTCTCTTTTAGGAGTTCGCCCAAGGTGGTGCGCGGAGTCGCGGCACTCTCCACGGTTACTGTCTCCATCTTCTACCTGATCGCCCAGATGGTGGGCGCCGGTAAGCTGATGCAGATGCTCCTGAACATCCCGTACCGCATCTCCGTGATCGGCGTCGGCGCGCTGATGGTCGCCTACGTCGTCTTCGGCGGCATGAAGGCCACCACCTGGGTGCAGATCATCAAGGCATCGCTCCTTATGGGTGCGACAACCGTCCTCTGCCTGCTGGTCGCCATCAAGGCAGGCTTCAACCCGGTCGGCTTCTTCACCGACGTCGTCAGTAACAGCGCAATCCAGGAGCACGTGCGCATGAACGTGCTGAAGGACGTGATCGCCAAGCCTGGCGTCGACTACGGGCAGAGGTTCCTGGAGCCCGGCCTGTTCCTGAAAAATCCCCTGGACCAGATCTCGCTCGGCCTCGCCTGGGCGCTGGGTGCTGCCGGCCTGCCGCACATCCTGATGCGCTTCTTCACCGTCCCCAGCGCGAAGGATGCGCGCAAGTCCATCATCGTGGCCCTGTTCCTCAACTCCAGTTTCTTCTTCATGATCAGCGTGATCGGCTTTGGCGCCGCGCTCTACCTCACCCCGCAGGCGATCTCCGCCGTGGACAAGGGTGGCAACATGGCGACCTTGCTGCTGGCCCAGCACATGGGCGGTGGCCCGGGGAGCCTCGGCGGCGACATCTTCCTCGCCTTCATCTGCGCGGTCGCCTTCGCGACCATCCTCGCCGTGGTCTCCGGCCTGGTGCTGGCGGCCTCCGCGGCCATCGCCCACGACGTCTACGTCAACATCATCAAGGACGGCAAGGCGGATCAGCAGCTGCAGGTGAAGGTGGCACGCATCACCTCGCTGTTCGTGGGAACCTCGGCAATCGTCATGGGACTCATGGCTGAGAAGGAGAACGTGGTGGCCCTGGTGGCGCTCGCTTTCGCGGTTGCCGCTTCCGGGAACTTCCCGGTCATCATGCTGTCCCTGTTCTGGCGCAAGTTCAACACGGCGGGGATCGTTTCCGGCCTCGTGGTTGGCACCATCTCCGCCCTGGTGCTGGTCATGGTCTCGCCGGTGATGACCTATCCCAAGAAGATCGCCGCCGACGCCAAGAAGGTGGTGGAGACCCTGGAGAAGAAGCAGGCCGGCGGCGCGGTACTTGCCGAGAAGGAGCTGCAGGCCCTGGAGAAATCGCGGACGGAGTACGTGAAGAACAAGGACGGCAAGTCCATGGTGGGGCTGGACGCGCCGATCTTCCCGCTCAAGAACCCGGGTATCGTGTCGGTTCCGCTGGGCTTCCTGGCCGCCGTCTTCGGCTGTCTGCTCTTTAGAGAACGCCGCGCCGAGGAGATGTTCGACGAGATCGACGTGCGCCAGAACACCGGCATCGGCATCGCCAGCGCGTCGGACCACTAGCTCTTGTTTTTCTAACCGCCCCCCCCCTCCCGACCTCCCCCCTCCGGGGGGAGGGGGCCCCGTTGGCTGTCCTCAACTCCGGCGAGGCCCCTACTGGGTGAGTTTGTTTTCGGGATAGCGGGCGCGAAAGAGTCCCCTCCCCTGGAGGGGGAGGGACAGGGAGGGGGAAGCTTCGATGCACAAACGACAAGGAGGTGAACCCGTGACACACGCAAACAACCTGCAACAGATCCCAGCCGTGGTGCAGCCGGCGGGAGATGAGGGGATCCAGCTCCTCTACGCGCTCAGCAAGGAGGAGCTGGTCAGGATCATCGTCGATGACGCCAAGAACTGGCTCGCCCACGATGGGGTCTGGTTCCAGTCGCTGGAGCAAAAATACGGCATGGACGTGGCGGTGGACATCGACACCGACGCCTGGCGGCTCTTCACGGTCATCGAGGCCAAGAGGATCATGGAGCGGCTCTCCATGAAACCCGGTGGCGGCATCCCGGCACTGGTGGAGTGCCTCAAGCACCGCTTCTACGCCCGCCTTAATCTCCAGGAGTGCATCGAGGTGAGCGATACCCGGGCGGTGTTCCGGATGATCGACTGCCGGGTGCAGTCCGCCCGGAAGCGCAAGGGGCTCCCGGACCACCCGTGCAAGTCGGTGGGGATCGTCGAGTATTCCGAGTTCGCCCGGACCATCGATCCGCGCATCACGACCCGTTGTCTTGCCTGCCCTCCCGATCCGCACCCCGAAGAGTTCTGGTGCGCCTGGGAGTTCACCTTGAAAACCGACTAGCAGTAAAGACCACCTCGCAAGGAGGAACGACATGCACATAGCCGCTGCGGAGCCTTATCGCTCCAGACACAAGGTACGATTCGTCACCGCGACCAGTCTCTTCGACGGGCACGATGCCGCCACCAACATCATCAGGCGGATGCTCCAGGCCTCGGGCGCCGAGGTGATCCACCTGGGACACAACCGCTCCGTGGACGCCATCGTCACTGCCGCCATCCAGGAGGACGCCCAGGGGATCGCGGTGAGCTGCTACCAGGGGGGGCATGTCCCGTTCTTCAAATACATCTGCGACCTGCTCCGGGAACGCGGTGCCGACCACATCAAGGTCTTCGGAGGTGGTGGCGGTGTCATTGTTCCTGAGGAGGTTCGGGAGATCGAGGCCTACGGCGTAAGCAAGATCTTCTCTCCCGAGGACGGCAGGCGCATGGGCCTCCAGGGGATGATCAACCACATGCTGGAGCTGTGCGACTTTACCCCCGAGCGCGATACGGACCGGGAGATCGAGCGGCTCAAGGAGCGGGACATTCGCGCCGTCAACACGCTTATCACCTTGGCCGAGCAGGCGGTCCACGACCAGAGCGAGGGGTACGGGGCGGTGCGGGACCGGATCAGGGCCATGGGGCGCGACGTCCCGGTGGTCGGGGTGACCGGGACCGGCGGCGCGGGCAAAAGCTCGCTCACCGACGAACTGGTGCGTCGCTTCATCAGGGACTTCCCCGAGAAGAGCGTGGCGATCCTGGCGGTGGACCCGTCCCGGCAGCGTACCGGTGGGGCGCTTTTGGGCGACCGGATCCGGATGAACTCGATCAACAGCGATCGGATCTACATGCGCTCCCTGGCCACCCGCGATTCGCGCTCCGAACTTTCCGCTGCGATACGCGATGCCCTCGACGTGGTGCGCGCCTCCGGCTTCGACCTGGTCATCGTGGAAACGTCGGGGATCGGGCAGGGGGATGCCGGGGTGGTGGAGATCTGCGACGTGTCGCTCTACGTGATGACCTGCGAGTTCGGCGCCCCCACCCAGCTGGAAAAGATCGACATGCTCGATTTCGCCGACCTGGTGGCGCTGAACAAGTTCGAACGCAAGGGGGCCGAGGACGCGCTGCGCAACGTGCGCAAGCAGTACCGCCGTAACCGGAACCTGTTCGAGATACCCGACACCGAACTCCCGGTCTACGGCACCATCGCCTCGCAGTTCAACGACCCCGGCACCAACGTGCTGTACCGCGCCCTGCTGGATAGGGTTAACGAGAAGAAGGACGTGGGGTGGAGCTCACGCCTGGAGGTCAAAGAGCGCGAGAGCCTGAAGCAGTACATCATCCCGCCGGACCGGGTCCACTACCTGGGCGAGATCGTGCATGCCGTGCGCGGCTACCGCAAGGATGTGGAAGAGCAGGCGTCTGTGGCGCGCACCCTGTTCCAGCTCTCGGGCGCCAAGGCCCAGGTGAAGGGGGAGGGGACGGTCGCGGAACTGGAGCAGCTGATCGGGACCTTCTCCGCGAAACTGCAGGAGGAGCCGCGGCGCATCATCGACGGCTGGAAATCGCTCAAGGATTGCTACCGCCAGGACGTCCAGGTCACCAAGGTGCGCGACAAGGAGATCTGCACCGAGCTCTACACCACGTCGCTTTCCGGAACGAAGATTCCCAAGGTCTGCCTCCCCGACTACCAGGACTGGGGCGAGATCGTCAAGTGGTCCATGAAGGAGAACCTTCCCGGCTTCTTCCCGTTTACCGCGGGCGTCTTCCCCTTCAAGCGGGCCGAGGAGGATCCCAAGCGGCAGTTCGCCGGCGAGGGGACCCCGGAACGGACCAACAGGCGCTTCCACTACCTGTGCCAGGACGACGGCGCCAAGCGCCTCTCCACCGCCTTTGACAGCGTCACCCTGTACGGCGAGGACCCGGATTACCCGCCCGACATCTACGGCAAGGTGGGGGAAAGCGGGGTCTCCATCTGCACCGTCGAGGACATGGAGAAGCTCTACGCCGGCTTCGATCTCTGCGCCCCCTCGACCAGCGTCTCGATCACCATCAACGGACCGGCGCCGATCATGCTCGCTTTCTTCTTCAACGCGGCCGTCAGGCAGCAGTTGGCGCAGTTCAAGAGCACGCAGGGGCGCGAGCCGTCGGCGGATGAATTCGCCCAATTGAAGGCGCGCACCCTGCAGACCGTGCGTGGCACCGTGCAGGCCGATATCCTCAAGGAAGACCAGGGACAGAACACCTGCATCTTCTCGACGGAGTTCGCGCTCAGGATGATGGGCGACATCCAGCAGTACTTCATCGAGCAGCAGGTGCGCAATTACTACTCGGTCTCTATCAGCGGCTACCACATCGCCGAGGCCGGGGCCAATCCGATTTCGCAGCTTGCCTTCACCCTGTCCAACGGCTTCACCTACGTCGAGTACTACCTGTCACGCGGCATGCACATCGACGACTTCGCGCCCAACCTCTCGTTCTTCTTCAGCAACGGCCTCGATCCCGAGTACACGGTGATCGGCCGGGTGGCGCGGCGTATCTGGGCGGTAGTGATGCGCGAGAAGTACGGCGCCAACGACCGCAGCCAGAAATTGAAGTACCACATTCAGACCAGCGGACGGTCGCTGCACGCCCAGGAGATGGATTTCAACGACATCCGCACCACGCTGCAGGCCCTGATGGCCCTCTACGACAACTGCAACTCGCTGCACACCAATGCCTACGACGAGGCGGTGACCACCCCGTCGGAGGAGTCGGTGCGCCGGGCCATGGCGGTGCAGATGATCATCACCAAGGAACTGGGCCTCGCCAAGAACGAGAACCCGCTGCAGGGCGCCTTCATCATTGACGAGCTGACCGACCTGGTGGAGGAGGCGGTCCTCGCCGAGTTCGAGCGGATCGACCAGCGTGGCGGCGTGCTGGGCGCCATGGAGACCCAGTACCAGCGCAGCAAGATCCAGGACGAGTCCATGCTCTACGAGGCACGCAAGCACTCCGGTGAGCTCCCCATCGTCGGCGTGAACACCTTCCTCAACCCGCGCGCCGGCGAAGAGGGATACCAGATCCCCGGCGAACTGGCGCGCGCCACCGTAGAGGAGAAGGAGCAGCAGATCAATAACCTGCGCACCTTCCAGGAACGGCACAAGGACGAGGCTCCGCTTGCCCTGAAACGCCTCCAGGAGACGGCGGTGGCCGGCGGCAACATCTTTGCCGAGCTGATGGAAACGGTGCAGTGCGCCTCGCTGGGGCAGATCACCAGGGCTCTCTACGAGGTAGGAGGCGAGTACCGCCGCAACATGTAGCTAACTGAAATGCCGAGCCCTAACGTCCCCTCCCCCGGAGGGGGAGGGACAGGGAGGGGGCTGTGCTCTGCAGACGACGGGAGGTAAACCATGGACGTGTTCCAAGCGATAAACGATAGAAGAAGCATCCGCAAATACCGGGATACCCCGGTCGAGTGGGACAAGGTGAGCCAAGTGCTCGATGCTGGGCGTCTGGCGCCCTCCTGGAAGAACATGCAGTGTTGGCGATTCCTGGTGCTCTCGGCGGGAGAGAAGCGCAACGCCCTGCTGGACGCTTTCCCCGACGACAACCCCGGCAAAAAAGCCCTGTCCCAGGCCCCTCTGACCATCGTGGTCTGCGCCGATCCGGCAGAATCAGGGGTCGAGAACGGCATCGAGTACTACGTGGCCGACACGGCCATCGCCTTCGAGCATATCTGCCTGGCGGCGCATGGCCTGGGACTTGGCACCTGCTGGATGGGGCTTTTTGACGAGCCTACCCTGAAGCAATCGCTCGGCATACCGGGCGGGATTCGGGTGGTCGGGGTGACGCCGCTGGGGTACCCGGACCAGGAGCCCAAGGCGCGGCCGCGCAAGGAGCTTTCGGAGATCGCCTATCATAACAACTGGGGGAGCGCATGCTGACCAAGACCGAAGCGGAACAGAGGATAGCCCGGCTGCAGGACGGGCTGAGGCAGCAAGGCCTCGACGGCGCCCTGTTCATCTATCCCATCGACATCTATTACTTTTCCGGCACGCGACAGAACTCGGCGCTCTTTGTTCCCGCCGAGGGAAAGCCGCGCCTGATGGTGCGCAAGAGCTACTTCCGGGCCCAGGCCGAAAGTGTCATCGACGACACGCGCCCGTTCCCCTCCAGCAAGGAGTTCGCGTCCCTGTTCCCGCCCACGCTGAAGCGGGTCGGCTTCACCTTCGACGTGGCGCCGGTGCAGCAATACCAGTACTACGCGAAGCTCCTGCCGGGTGTTGAGTTCGTGGACATCTCCACGCTGAACCGGGAGCTGCGCAGCGTGAAGTCGCAACTCGAACTGGAGCGGATGCGCGAAAGCGGCTCGCGGCTGTGCGGCGTCTTCAAGGAGGTGCCCGGTTTCCTGAAAGAGGGGATGCGCGAGCTGGACCTCGCCGCCGAGTTCGAGTACCGGCTGCGCAAGGCGGGTGGCGAAGGGTACGTGCGCATGCGTGCCTACAACCAGGAACTGTTCCAGGGACTCGCCGTCAGCGCCGGTGCAGGTAATCCCGGATTCTTCGACGGCGCGGTCACCGGCCGGGGACTCTCCAACGCCTCACCCCACGGCGCCTCGACCGACGCCATCGCCGCCAACGTCCCTGTACTGGTCGACTACACCGGTGTCTTCAACGGCTACATCGTGGATATGACCCGCATGTTCGTGGTGGGGCGGCTCGCGCCGGAACTGGAGCGCGCCTTCGCCACCTCGCTGCGGATCCAGCAACACCTGGCCGAGAACCTGAAGCCGGGTGCGGTCTGCGAGGACCTGTTCGCCCAGGCTGTCGAAATAGCCGAGAGTGCAGGGCTCGGGCGCAACTTCATGGGGGCGCCGGGTGAGAACGCCAAGTTCGTCGGACACGGCGTTGGGCTCGAGCTGGACGAGTTCCCCGTCTTGGCCCAGGGATTCAAGTCGCAACTTCGGGAAGGGCAGACGGTTGCCATCGAACCGAAGTTCGTGCTGCCCGGTCTCGGTGTTATAGGTATCGAAAACACGTTTGCCGTGGCACCGGAGGGTGGGGTGAAAATCACCGATTTGCCGGACGATATCGTCTTTGTGTAATGCGAAAAACAATTTTTGTTTTAATTTGGGGCTCGCGCAAGCGAGCCCCTTTTTCGTGGTTTTAAATGTATGTGCCCAATATTTGGCTTTTTATTGTGTGGTTTTCCAGATCCGCTTAGCGCCGAGCTGCGGCGGTTGTTGCCTCATGGCACAATAAATTCGCCGATTTAAAATCTCGTTATACTTTTGCTTGACTTTAACGTAAACGACAGATAAAGTTCTAGACAACACATCAACACCGGGAGGGAAACGATGCAAGACGTCTTCGTAGTGGAATCGCTGAGAACCCCATTTGGCTCCTTTGGCGGCTCGTTGTCGGACGTTGAGGCACCCGTGCTGGGGGGAACCGTGATCAAGGCGCTCCTGGAGCGGGCCGACCTGAACCCGGCCCAGGTTGACGAGGTCATCGCCGGCCAGGTTCTCGGCGCCGGAGTAGGGCAGGCCCCCGCCCGCCAGGCCATGCGCTTTGCCGGCATACCGGATACCGCCCACGCCCTCACCATCAACAAGGTCTGCGGCAGCGGCTTGAAGTCGATCATGCTCGGCGCAGGTTCCATCATGCTGGGTGAATCCGACGTGGTGGTCGCGGGAGGGATGGAGAACATGTCGCTCGCCCCCTTCGTCCTCAAGAAAGCGCGCTACGGCTACCGCATGGGACACGGCGAACTGACCGACCTGATGATCTACGACGGCTTGCAGGATCCCTATTCCGGTCGGCACATGGGCGACATCGCCGAAGAGGCGGCATCGCGGCACGCCCTTTCCCGCGAGGCCCAAGACCAGTTCACCGTGCGCTCCTACACCCGGGCGCAGGAGGCGGTCCGCGGCGGCATCTTCAAAGATGAGATCGTGCCGGTGCTGAAAAAAGGGCGCGGCGGCGAGGTTACGATCGGTGAGGACGAGGAGCCGTTCAAGGTCGACTTCGCCAAGCTGACCGGTTTGAAGCCGGTGTTCCGGAAGGACGGCACCATCACTGCCGCCAACGCCTCCACCATCAACGACGGTGCGGCCTTCTCCCTTCTCGCCGGCACCGACGCGGTGAAGCGCTTCAACCTGAAACCCCGCGCGCGCATCGTCGCCCATGCTACCTGCAGCCTCCATCCCGAGCGCTACACCGAGGCGCCGGTCGGGGCCATCGAGGTCGCCTGCGCCAAGGCGGGACTGACGACCAAAGACATCGATCTTTTCGAGATCAACGAAGCCTTCGCCATCGTGGCCATGATCGCCATCAAGGACCTTGGTCTGGACCCGGACAAGGTGAACGTGAACGGCGGCGCCTGCGCCATCGGCCATCCCATCGGCGCCAGCGGCGGCAGGCTGGCCGCGACGCTGGTGCGCGAACTGCACCGGCGCCAGGCCCGCTACGGGCTCGCCACCCTCTGCATCGGCGGAGGCGAGGCGGTCGCGGTAGTATTCGAAAGGGTCTGATCCCGCACTTCAAGAATCCAAACTTTCCACAGGAGGTTGACATGTTCAAGGTAGTAGGCGTCATAGGGGCCGGCCAGATGGGGAGCGGCATCGCTCACGTCTTTGCGCAGCACGCGTACCAGGTTCTGCTCTACGACATCTCCCAGGCTCAGCTGGACAAGGCGCTCAAATCCATCGAGCAGAACCTGGAGCGCCAGGCGAGGAAAGGGGTCATCTTCACCACCAGCATAGAA
Protein-coding sequences here:
- a CDS encoding acetyl-CoA hydrolase/transferase C-terminal domain-containing protein, producing the protein MSELRKRIRKTSLHSRIMNPEDTIPFFRNGMDLGWSGFTPVGYPKVVPAALADYVEKNNLQGKMRFNLFIGASIGAEIEDRWASLLMTDKRWPYQTGKVVQKQVNNGTVRMGDKHLSVYAQDLAYGFYTKERGGGFDLGLIEASGITEDGSIILGGSIGCATEVIQHSDKLIIEINTAIPSFEGIHDIVMTERPPYKKPYLISRVDDRIGSPYVPCDPDKILAIVESRMPDKGRALSAPDETSEQIAAHILDFFQFEVKAGRLPKNLLPLQSGVGNIANAVVGGMVKGPFSNVKVWTEVIQDTMLDFFDSGKLDFASSTSLSLSENGFKRLYDNWDFYVQKVVLRPMQISNNPEPIRRLGVIAMNTPVEFDIYGHANSTLVGGTRMINGIGGSGDFLRNAYLSIMHTPSTRPSKTDPTGITCVVPMAPHVDHTEHDLDVLVTEQGLADLRGLSPQERARTIISKCVHPDYKPLMQEYYERARRECCELNVGHEPHLLFKVFKMQQHLAEKGTMKIDNWN
- a CDS encoding IclR family transcriptional regulator codes for the protein MQRDKGELSHDELQKAVELLEIVAARGKGCSLSALARQAGITPYRTRLLLALLEDKGLVACAVQSGKYDEGRARKLARTLLQNARNSRVLAPIVRPLLSEHDDDLKVTILKDARPVLEALARRHNEAIYMAIPNGDQVLLLDMVDPPRQERGEPLVGRRFPFFANAAGKVIRAIDSWDLLEQIGRRWRGGKGEHPDLATLRIELEQIREHGVAVECSGMGDGVVTVAVAVRDYAGKVVGALMLIGPSFRLLGDRLEQEIIPSLRLSAELLSARFGYARP
- a CDS encoding DUF485 domain-containing protein codes for the protein MSEKSQWEAIANHSKFIELKRRKRNFLFSWWIISTIYYLLLPVISGYFPEAFRVKVIGPINFGYLFILSQFVMAIGVAVYYAHTANKTFDRLTKQLLEALQ
- a CDS encoding solute symporter family protein, encoding MKKRIAALTVALSLSMFGAAAVCAQAPAAAAAPQATAPATAAPAQAAAPAANAAAKAVATPAKGGAAPAKITPNRGITIGMFALIIAVTMGVVVWAAKKTQTASDFYTAGGGITGFQNGWAIAGDYMSAASFLGMSGLISLYGIDGFMYAVGPMFSFIAILLVIAEPCRNAGKYTLGDILSFRSSPKVVRGVAALSTVTVSIFYLIAQMVGAGKLMQMLLNIPYRISVIGVGALMVAYVVFGGMKATTWVQIIKASLLMGATTVLCLLVAIKAGFNPVGFFTDVVSNSAIQEHVRMNVLKDVIAKPGVDYGQRFLEPGLFLKNPLDQISLGLAWALGAAGLPHILMRFFTVPSAKDARKSIIVALFLNSSFFFMISVIGFGAALYLTPQAISAVDKGGNMATLLLAQHMGGGPGSLGGDIFLAFICAVAFATILAVVSGLVLAASAAIAHDVYVNIIKDGKADQQLQVKVARITSLFVGTSAIVMGLMAEKENVVALVALAFAVAASGNFPVIMLSLFWRKFNTAGIVSGLVVGTISALVLVMVSPVMTYPKKIAADAKKVVETLEKKQAGGAVLAEKELQALEKSRTEYVKNKDGKSMVGLDAPIFPLKNPGIVSVPLGFLAAVFGCLLFRERRAEEMFDEIDVRQNTGIGIASASDH
- a CDS encoding DUF6125 family protein; translated protein: MTHANNLQQIPAVVQPAGDEGIQLLYALSKEELVRIIVDDAKNWLAHDGVWFQSLEQKYGMDVAVDIDTDAWRLFTVIEAKRIMERLSMKPGGGIPALVECLKHRFYARLNLQECIEVSDTRAVFRMIDCRVQSARKRKGLPDHPCKSVGIVEYSEFARTIDPRITTRCLACPPDPHPEEFWCAWEFTLKTD
- the icmF gene encoding fused isobutyryl-CoA mutase/GTPase IcmF, which produces MHIAAAEPYRSRHKVRFVTATSLFDGHDAATNIIRRMLQASGAEVIHLGHNRSVDAIVTAAIQEDAQGIAVSCYQGGHVPFFKYICDLLRERGADHIKVFGGGGGVIVPEEVREIEAYGVSKIFSPEDGRRMGLQGMINHMLELCDFTPERDTDREIERLKERDIRAVNTLITLAEQAVHDQSEGYGAVRDRIRAMGRDVPVVGVTGTGGAGKSSLTDELVRRFIRDFPEKSVAILAVDPSRQRTGGALLGDRIRMNSINSDRIYMRSLATRDSRSELSAAIRDALDVVRASGFDLVIVETSGIGQGDAGVVEICDVSLYVMTCEFGAPTQLEKIDMLDFADLVALNKFERKGAEDALRNVRKQYRRNRNLFEIPDTELPVYGTIASQFNDPGTNVLYRALLDRVNEKKDVGWSSRLEVKERESLKQYIIPPDRVHYLGEIVHAVRGYRKDVEEQASVARTLFQLSGAKAQVKGEGTVAELEQLIGTFSAKLQEEPRRIIDGWKSLKDCYRQDVQVTKVRDKEICTELYTTSLSGTKIPKVCLPDYQDWGEIVKWSMKENLPGFFPFTAGVFPFKRAEEDPKRQFAGEGTPERTNRRFHYLCQDDGAKRLSTAFDSVTLYGEDPDYPPDIYGKVGESGVSICTVEDMEKLYAGFDLCAPSTSVSITINGPAPIMLAFFFNAAVRQQLAQFKSTQGREPSADEFAQLKARTLQTVRGTVQADILKEDQGQNTCIFSTEFALRMMGDIQQYFIEQQVRNYYSVSISGYHIAEAGANPISQLAFTLSNGFTYVEYYLSRGMHIDDFAPNLSFFFSNGLDPEYTVIGRVARRIWAVVMREKYGANDRSQKLKYHIQTSGRSLHAQEMDFNDIRTTLQALMALYDNCNSLHTNAYDEAVTTPSEESVRRAMAVQMIITKELGLAKNENPLQGAFIIDELTDLVEEAVLAEFERIDQRGGVLGAMETQYQRSKIQDESMLYEARKHSGELPIVGVNTFLNPRAGEEGYQIPGELARATVEEKEQQINNLRTFQERHKDEAPLALKRLQETAVAGGNIFAELMETVQCASLGQITRALYEVGGEYRRNM
- a CDS encoding nitroreductase family protein; amino-acid sequence: MDVFQAINDRRSIRKYRDTPVEWDKVSQVLDAGRLAPSWKNMQCWRFLVLSAGEKRNALLDAFPDDNPGKKALSQAPLTIVVCADPAESGVENGIEYYVADTAIAFEHICLAAHGLGLGTCWMGLFDEPTLKQSLGIPGGIRVVGVTPLGYPDQEPKARPRKELSEIAYHNNWGSAC
- a CDS encoding M24 family metallopeptidase, which gives rise to MLTKTEAEQRIARLQDGLRQQGLDGALFIYPIDIYYFSGTRQNSALFVPAEGKPRLMVRKSYFRAQAESVIDDTRPFPSSKEFASLFPPTLKRVGFTFDVAPVQQYQYYAKLLPGVEFVDISTLNRELRSVKSQLELERMRESGSRLCGVFKEVPGFLKEGMRELDLAAEFEYRLRKAGGEGYVRMRAYNQELFQGLAVSAGAGNPGFFDGAVTGRGLSNASPHGASTDAIAANVPVLVDYTGVFNGYIVDMTRMFVVGRLAPELERAFATSLRIQQHLAENLKPGAVCEDLFAQAVEIAESAGLGRNFMGAPGENAKFVGHGVGLELDEFPVLAQGFKSQLREGQTVAIEPKFVLPGLGVIGIENTFAVAPEGGVKITDLPDDIVFV